The proteins below come from a single Myripristis murdjan chromosome 10, fMyrMur1.1, whole genome shotgun sequence genomic window:
- the egr1 gene encoding early growth response protein 1, protein MAAAKTEMILPALQISDPLSFPHSPMDNYPKLEEMMMLSSAGTPFLTASAPEGAGFGSGEPGDQYDHLAGDTLPDISLNCEKPMAEQTYPTQRLPPISYTGRFTLEPATTCSNSLWAEPLFSLVSGLVGINPPPSSTSSSAASQTTSSSSSSVPSSSSSSSSTSSSSQSSSLSCSIHHSEPNPIYSAAPTYSSPNPDIFPDQGQAFPSSAGASLQYPPPAYPNGKTCSTSFPVPMIPDYLFPQQQGEISLVPPDQKPFQSQSGQPSLTPLSTIKAFATQTGSQDLKSVYQSQLIKPSRMRKYPTRPSKTPPHERPYACPVETCDRRFSRSDELTRHIRIHTGQKPFQCRICMRNFSRSDHLTTHIRTHTGEKPFACEICGRKFARSDERKRHTKIHLRQKDKKAEKGGAVVVTAAPVSAASPASSYPSPITSYPSPVSSYPSPVTSCYSSPVHTSYPSPSVATTYPSVSMSSTFQSQVTSSFPSSVASNIYSSPVPTPLSDMQTTLSPRTIEIC, encoded by the exons ATGGCTGCAGCCAAGACCGAGATGATCCTTCCAGCCCTGCAGATCTCAGACCCTCTGAGCTTCCCTCACTCCCCCATGGATAACTACCCAAAGCTGGAGGAGATGATGATGCTCAGCTCTGCGGGGACCCCCTTCCTCACCGCCTCCGCACCCGAAGGGGCAGGCTTTGGCTCGGGGGAGCCAGGAGACCAGTACGACCACCTTGCTGGAG ATACGTTACCTGATATCTCCCTCAACTGTGAGAAACCGATGGCGGAGCAGACCTACCCCACCCAGAGGCTGCCCCCCATCTCCTACACAGGCCGCTTCACCCTGGAGCCTGCCACCACCTGCAGCAACAGCCTCTGGGCGGAGCCCCTCTTCAGCTTGGTCAGTGGCCTGGTGGGCATCAACCCCCCGCCAagctccacctcttcctctgccgCCTCACAGAccacctcatcctcctcttcctctgtcccgtcctcctcctcttcctcctcttctacctcctcctcttctcagaGCTCCAGCCTCAGTTGCTCCATCCACCACAGTGAGCCCAACCCCATCTACTCAGCCGCCCCCACCTACTCCAGCCCCAACCCCGACATCTTCCCAGACCAGGGGCAGGCCTTCCCCAGCTCAGCCGGAGCCTCACTCCAGTACCCTCCTCCTGCCTACCCCAACGGCAAGACCTGCAGCACGAGCTTCCCTGTGCCTATGATTCCTGACTACCTTTTCCctcagcagcagggagagatcagcCTGGTTCCACCAGACCAGAAGCCCTTCCAGAGTCAGTCAGGGCAgccctccctcactcctctgTCCACCATCAAAGCCTTTGCCACCCAGACTGGTTCCCAGGACCTGAAGAGCGTCTACCAGTCTCAGCTGATCAAGCCTAGCCGCATGCGCAAATACCCCACACGGCCGAGCAAGACCCCTCCCCACGAGCGGCCCTACGCTTGCCCCGTGGAGACCTGTGACCGCCGCTTCTCACGCTCCGACGAGCTGACGCGTCACATCCGCATCCACACGGGCCAGAAGCCCTTCCAGTGCCGCATCTGCATGCGCAACTTCAGCCGCAGTGACCACCTGACAACGCACATTCGCACGCACACCGGCGAGAAGCCCTTTGCCTGCGAGATCTGTGGACGCAAGTTTGCCCGCAGcgatgagaggaagaggcacACAAAGATCCACCTACGGCAGAAGGACAAGAAAGCGGAGAAGGGAGGAGCGGTGGTGGTGACAGCAGCGCCAGTGTCAGCTGCCTCACCGGCCTCCAGCTACCCCTCTCCCATCACCTCCTACCCCTCCCCAGTTTCCTCGTACCCCTCTCCTGTCACCTCCTGCTACTCCTCGCCAGTCCACACTTCCTACCCTTCTCCTTCCGTTGCCACCACCTACCCGTCAGTATCCATGTCCAGCACCTTTCAGTCCCAGGtcacctcctccttcccctcctctgtcgCCTCCAACATCTACAGCTCCCCGGTCCCCACCCCGCTATCAGACATGCAGACCACTCTTTCCCCAAGGACAATCGAGATCTGCTAA
- the LOC115366635 gene encoding Down syndrome cell adhesion molecule-like protein 1 homolog, giving the protein MIILGSKHLPLGYGLLLCLLQGSVRAQNVKATVGVDVTLSCKYDAQYYGRLAVCWGRGAIPNSGCANQVIKSDGTSVTNRLSERYVLMGDLSKGDVSLTIRQVQEDDSGMYGCRVDIPGWFNDHKHQLTLTVVPAPPNPLRIETREVKERTITVRWTSVFDGGSPITSYRIDFKNKLAPWDTAVTTADIGPDLTQVTLVDMRPAKAYNIRMFAINSVGTSETSNTLTVTTKEAAPGGPPLDVQVEALTSHSIQVTWKPPKTDLRNGVLRSYSLSYREYDPESRQFRRSQHHSVTATRELESVTLHNLKPSTQYSMLIQAKTNGGLGPPSNPVACTTLNEVHTTSTAEMPVTTSIASTWGESTTSFTPVSPDPPMLELLEVKDKMITLHWTAGFDGGNPITGYDLEYKPDNASWDHTNTVADFSSNQTETTIIEMYPSTYNIRVFARNSIGMSEASNVLTVTIEETGRREDTITTSISTQKATFSTTTSADTQAAVSTEESQGGHLAAIVVPVVLVVLIVAIVTTWQFRRMNKRKGSWGIGWLTNGAIHYRDSEPIPEL; this is encoded by the exons ATGATTATTTTGGGCAGCAAACACCTGCCCTTAGGTTATGGGCTACTCCTTTGCCTACTCCAAG gcaGTGTGAGAGCACAAAACGTCAAAGCCACAGTTGGAGTTGATGTTACTTTATCGTGCAAGTACGATGCCCAGTACTACGGCAGGCTTGCTGTATGCTGGGGCCGAGGGGCCATCCCCAACAGCGGCTGTGCCAATCAAGTCATCAAATCAGACGGGACGTCGGTGACCAACAGATTGTCAGAGCGCTATGTGCTCATGGGTGACCTCAGTAAGGGTGACGTGTCCCTGACCATCAGGCAGGTCCAGGAGGACGACTCAGGGATGTACGGCTGTCGCGTGGACATACCGGGCTGGTTCAATGACCACAAACACCAGCTGACCCTGACGGTGGTGCCAG CACCTCCTAACCCTCTGAGAATAGAGACAAGAGAGGTGAAGGAGAGGACCATCACTGTCCGCTGGACGTCTGTGTTTGATGGTGGCAGCCCCATCACCTCTTATAGGATTGACTTCAAGAACAAACTGG CACCCTGGGATACAGCAGTAACAACGGCAGACATAGGCCCCGATCTGACTCAGGTCACTTTGGTTGACATGCGTCCGGCCAAGGCGTACAACATTCGAATGTTTGCTATCAACAGTGTGGGCACCAGCGAGACCAGCAACACTCTCACTGTCACCACAAAAGAAGCAG CGCCAGGGGGTCCTCCGCTGGATGTGCAAGTTGAAGCCCTCACTTCTCACAGTATCCAAGTCACTTGGAAg CCTCCAAAGACTGACCTCCGCAACGGTGTTCTGCGGAGCTACAGCCTCAGCTACAGGGAGTACGACCCTGAGAGCAGGCAGTTCAGGAGGTCGCAGCACCACAGCGTGACCGCCACCAGGGAATTAGAGAGCGTCAccctgcacaacctgaagccgTCCACCCAGTACAGCATGCTGATACAGGCCAAAACGAATGGAGGACTAGGGCCTCCCTCAAATCCAGTTGCCTGCACAACTCTGAATGAGG TTCACACAACATCAACAGCTGAGATGCCTGTGACAACTTCAATTGCTTCAACCTGGGGAGAAAGCACTACAAGTTTCACTCCAG TTTCCCCTGACCCCCCGATGCTAGAGTTACTGGAGGTCAAAGACAAGATGATTACTCTTCATTGGACTGCTGGGTTTGACGGAGGAAACCCCATTACTGGTTATGACCTTGAGTATAAACCAGACAATG CCTCATGGGATCACACAAATACAGTTGCAGACTTCAGCTCCAACCAGACTGAAACCACAATAATAGAGATGTATCCGTCCACCTACAACATCCGCGTCTTTGCCAGGAACAGCATTGGCATGAGTGAAGCCAGCAACGTCCTCACCGTCACCATCGAAGAAACAG GTCGTCGTGAGGACACCATCACAACTTCCATATCAACTCAAAAGGCGACCTTCTCAACTACCACGTCTGCAGACACTCAGGCCGCT GTGAGCACTGAGGAGAGTCAGGGTGGCCACCTCGCTGCCATCGTGGTGCCAGTCGTACTGGTGGTGTTGATTGTTGCCATAGTTACAACATGGCAATTCCGGC GGATGAACAAGAGGAAGGGCAGCTGGGGAAT AGGTTGGCTGACCAATGGTGCCATACATTACAGAGACTCTGAGCCCATCCCAGAGCTGTGA